In the genome of Streptomyces sp. SAI-127, the window AGTCGTGCGGCAACTTTGGTCGACCAATTTCACATTTTTTGCCTCTTCCGTCGGTCTCCGTTTGCCCATTCGATTGGCATCTGCCGAACCCCGCACCTAGCGTGGTCCGCATGATCGAGCTGGCGGGGCTGACGAAGCGGTACGGCGAGAAGGTGGCAGTCAACAATCTGACCTTCACCGTCAGACCGGGCATCGTCACGGGCTTCCTCGGTCCCAACGGCGCCGGCAAGTCGACCACCATGCGCATGATGCTGGGCCTGGACCGGCCCACCGCCGGGGACGTCCGCATCGACGGCAAGCACTACGACCAGCTCAAGGACCCGCTCACGTACATCGGCGCCCTGCTGGACGCCAAGGCCATGCACGGCGGGCGCAGCGCCTTCAACCACCTGCTGTGTCTCGCGCAGAGCAACGGCATCCCGAAGAAGCGGGTGCACGAGGTCCTCGACACGGTCGGTCTCACCGCCGTCGCGAGGAAGAAGGCCAAGGGCTTCTCGCTCGGCATGGGCCAGCGGCTCGGCATCGCGGGCGCGTTGCTCGGTGACCCACGGATCCTGATGTTCGACGAGCCGGTCAACGGGCTCGACCCCGAGGGCATCCACTGGATCCGCAATCTGATGAAGTCCCTTGCCGCGCAGGGCCGTACGGTCTTCGTCTCCTCCCATCTCATGAGCGAGATGGCGCTGACCGCCGACCACCTCGTCGTCATCGGCCAGGGACGGCTGCTCGCCGACACCTCCATGGCCGACTTCATCGCGCAGAACTCGCGGTCCTACGTCCGCATCCGCACCCCGCAGCGCGAGCGGCTGCTCGACGTGCTGCACGCGGCCGGGGTCACCGTCGTGGAGACCGGGAACGGCACGCTGGAGATCGACGGCAGCAAGTCCGAGTACATCGGTGAGCTGGCCGCACAGCACCAGATCGTGCTGCACGAGCTGAGCCCCCAACAGGCCTCCCTGGAGGAGGCGTTCATGCAGCTGACCGCCGAGTCGGTCGAGTACCACGCCCACAGCGACACACCCGTTGACACACCGCTGCCGCCCCAGCAGCAGTGGGGCGACGGCTGGAAGGGGAACTGACCATGGCGGCGACCCAGGTCATCCGCTCCGAGTGGACCAAGATCCGGTCGGTGGCCTCCACGGTGTGGACGCTCTCCCTCGCCGTGGTGGTCACCATCGGACTCGGCATCCTGATCTCGGCCCTGTCGAAGAACGAGTTCGACAACATGAGCCGCGAGGACAAGCTCTCCTTCGACCCGACCTTCATCAGCTTCGCCGGGATGAGCCTCGGACAGCTCGCGATGATCGTGTTCGGGGTGCTCGTCGTCTCGAACGAGTACAGCACCGGCATGATCCGCACCTCGCTGGCCGCCGTGCCGCAGCGCGGCAGCTTCCTGGTCAGCAAGATCGCGGTCGCCACCGGGCTCTCGCTGGCCGTCGGCCTCGTCACCAGCTTCCTGACGTTCTTCCTCGGGCAGGCGATGCTCGGCTCGCACCGGGCGGAGATCGGTGACCCGGGCGTGCTCCGGGCCGTGATCGGCGGTGGCGTCTACATGACCCTCATCGCGATGTTCTCGATGGGCGTCGCCGCGATGCTGCGCTCTCCGATGCTGTCGCTGGGCATCCTGATGCCGTTCTTCTTCCTCATCTCCAACATCCTCGGCAACGTCTCGGCCACCAAGAAGATCGGCCGGTTCCTCCCGGACCAGGCCGGCAGCAAGATCATGCAGGTGGTCACCCCGATCGACGACGACAGTCCCTACGGCCCGTGGGGCGGGCTCGGGATCATGACGCTGTGGGTGGCGGTGGCACTGATCGGCGGTTATGTCCTGTTGAAGAAGCGGGACGCGTGACGCGAAGGGCCTTTGCTTTCATTTGAGCGGAACCGTCAGCGCCCCGATAAGCTCCTAACCCTTACGGGGGGCGTGTGCCCCGCTGTCCTGAACCTTGCGATGGGTGCGGAGCATGATCGAGGCAGTCGGCCTGACCAAGCGCTACGGCGACAAGACCGCTGTGTACAACCTTTCCTTCCAGGTGCGTCCCGGTGCCGTCACCGGCTTCCTGGGCCCCAACGGCTCGGGCAAGTCGACGACCATGCGGATGATCCTCGGCCTTGACAACCCCACCTCGGGGCAGGTGACGATCGGCGGCTTCCCGTATCGCAGGCTGCCCAACGCGGCCCGGCAGGTCGGTGCGCTCCTCGACGCCAAGGCCGTGCACGGCGGGCGGGCTGCCCGTAACCACCTGCTGTGCCTGGCCCAGCTGTCCGGGATCCCGGCCCGCAGGGTGGACGAGGTGCTGGGCGTGGTCGGCCTCCAGGACGTGGCCAGGAAGCGTTCCAAGGGCTTCTCCCTCGGTATGGGGCAGCGGCTCGGGATCGCGGCCGCGCTGCTCGGCGACCCCCAGGTGCTGCTGTTCGACGAGCCGGTCAACGGACTCGACCCCGAGGGCATCCTGTGGGTGCGCAACCTGATGAAGGCGCTCGCGGCGGAGGGCCGTACGGTCTTCGTCTCCTCCCAC includes:
- a CDS encoding ABC transporter ATP-binding protein: MIELAGLTKRYGEKVAVNNLTFTVRPGIVTGFLGPNGAGKSTTMRMMLGLDRPTAGDVRIDGKHYDQLKDPLTYIGALLDAKAMHGGRSAFNHLLCLAQSNGIPKKRVHEVLDTVGLTAVARKKAKGFSLGMGQRLGIAGALLGDPRILMFDEPVNGLDPEGIHWIRNLMKSLAAQGRTVFVSSHLMSEMALTADHLVVIGQGRLLADTSMADFIAQNSRSYVRIRTPQRERLLDVLHAAGVTVVETGNGTLEIDGSKSEYIGELAAQHQIVLHELSPQQASLEEAFMQLTAESVEYHAHSDTPVDTPLPPQQQWGDGWKGN
- a CDS encoding ABC transporter permease, with translation MAATQVIRSEWTKIRSVASTVWTLSLAVVVTIGLGILISALSKNEFDNMSREDKLSFDPTFISFAGMSLGQLAMIVFGVLVVSNEYSTGMIRTSLAAVPQRGSFLVSKIAVATGLSLAVGLVTSFLTFFLGQAMLGSHRAEIGDPGVLRAVIGGGVYMTLIAMFSMGVAAMLRSPMLSLGILMPFFFLISNILGNVSATKKIGRFLPDQAGSKIMQVVTPIDDDSPYGPWGGLGIMTLWVAVALIGGYVLLKKRDA